In a genomic window of Tamandua tetradactyla isolate mTamTet1 chromosome 17, mTamTet1.pri, whole genome shotgun sequence:
- the GEMIN6 gene encoding gem-associated protein 6 — protein sequence MSEWMKKSPLEWQDYTYKEVRVAASEKNEYKGWVLTVDPVSANIVLVNFLEDGSMSVTGVMGHAVQTIETVSEGDHRVREKLKHLFMSGDCKAYSLEDLEKRKNSLKTWLEKNHIPVSEQGESQRTLCVAGVLTIDPPYGPENCSSSNEIILSRVQDLIQGHLTASQ from the exons ATGAGTGAATGGATGAAGAAAAGCCCCCTAGAATGGCAAGATTACACTTACAAAGAAGTCAGAGTGGCAGCCAGTGAGAAGAATGAGTATAAAGGATGGGTTTTGACCGTAGATCCAGTCTCTGCCAA TATTGTCCTCGtgaacttcctggaagatggcagcaTGTCTGTGACTGGAGTTATGGGACATGCTGTGCAGACTATTGAAACTGTAAGTGAAGGGGACCATAGAGTGAGGGAGAAGCTGAAGCATTTGTTCATGTCTGGAGACTGCAAAGCATACAGTCTTGAGGATCTGGAAAAGAGGAAGAACAGCTTAAAGACATGGCTAGAGAAGAATCACATCCCTGTCTCTGAACAGGGAGAATCACAAAGGACTCTCTGCGTGGCTGGAGTCCTGACTATAGACCCACCATATGGTCCAGAAAATTGCAGCAGTTCTAATGAGATTATTCTGTCCCGTGTTCAGGATCTTATTCAAGGACATCTTACAGC